Part of the bacterium genome is shown below.
AATTCTCCATGCATCAAATTGCTTGAACTTGGTTTTACACCCGGTCAATTGGTTACGATCATTGCAAAATCCCCTTTTCAAGATCCGGTTGCCGTTTGTGTTCGCGGAACCGTCATCGCGTTGAGAAAACAAGAGGCGGAATGTATTCAAGTGTGAAAGTTTCCGCTTCATGTCATGACCGATCCGATTCCGTCGTTGCACCTAATGATTTACCGGTTATTACGCTGGTAGGACAACCCAATTCCGGTAAGACAACCCTTTTTAATCTACTGACAGGATCGAACTTTAAAACGGCCAATTATGCCGGAAGTACGGTTGAGTTTTCGGTTGGTAAATTTGACGCTAAATATGATTTTAATGCGCTGATCATCGACTCTCCGGGTGTTACAAGTATTCATCCGCAATCTCCCGATGAAGAAACCACTATTGACGCCCTTTTTCACCACCCCGTTTATAAGTTACCCGACCTCATTATCGTAACGGCAGATTCGTCGCAACTCTCACGCCAACTCTATCTGGTTCATCAGCTCATTGAATCCGGATTTAACGTGGTCGTCGCATTAACCATGAACGATCTTTTGGAGAGAAAAGGATTTGAATTATCAGTCGCAAAATCGGAAGAGCTTCTGAAATGCCCTGTTGTCAGGATAAATGGACGAACGGGGGAAGGTTTACCTGATCTGATCAGCCGTTGCCGCCAGCTGTATGAATTGGTCATCTTTGAAAATGCAAAAAAGAATATAAAACGCCCGGCTCCGCCGACCGAAGAAAGTGTCATCGCGCTTTACTCTTTCACGGAAAATATCGAGAAACAAGTGGTACTCCCCCGGCAAAAACCGGTTGACATTCATGCAGTAAATAAAAAAATATTTAACGTTAGGTCTCACGACGCCGATGAACACTCCGTAAAATTGGATAAATTATTTCTTCATCCGTTTTGGGGATTGGTGTTCTTCATCGTTTCCATGAGCGCGATATTCACATCCATTTTCTGGCTGGCCCAGCCGATCATGGACGGCATTAGCGAAGGATTCGGGTTATTGAGTTCATGGACAAGCGCCCTGCTTCCGCCATCCTGGCTGTCCGACCTCGTTGCTCAAGGCATTATCGCAGGCATTGGCATGGTTGCGACTTTTTTGCCTCAGATCGTAATTCTATTTCTGTTTCTAGGAATTCTTGAGGATACGGGCTATCTAGCGCGAGGAGCCATGTTAATAGATAAGCCTCTGTCCAAGATAGGATTGAATGGGCGTTCGTTTGTTCCGATGTTATCCGGATTTGCCTGCGCAATTCCCGCAATCATGGCGGCGCGAACGATTTCCAATCGCCGCGAACGCCTTCTCACTATTTTTATTATTCCGCTCATGAGTTGCAGCGCACGATTGCCCGTGTATGCGCTTTTGCTTGCGCTGGTAGTACCTCCGGACAAACCGTGGATCGCAGGGTTGTCTCTCGGCGCCATCTATCTAACGAGTCTCACTATTGGAGCTATCGCGGCGGGTATCATCAGCAAATTAGCCGGAAAAAAAGGGAACTCTGCATTCATGTTAGAACTACCCGCCTATCGGAAACCCGTGGTGAGGTATATTCTAAAAGGAACCTATTATAAATCAGTTTTGTACATCCAGAAAGCAGGCGGAACGATCGTATTTTGTTCATTGTTTATTTGGGCGCTTACCTATTTCCCAAATACCGAACCCGCCCTCAGCACGGAAAAAACGAAAAATCTGACGAGCGCAGAGATAACAAAATTAATCGAATTTGAGCGGACCAACACCAGTTATGCGGCATCGATCGGACATATGACAGAGCCTTTTCTGGAGCCATTAGGATGGGATTGGCGCGTAGGAGTTAGCCTGATTTCGGCTTTCGTAGCGCGAGAGGTCTTTGTCAGCGCGATGGCGCTGTCCTTGCGAATATCAGAAAACGGGGATGATCTTCAGGCATCCATGCTTGAATCCATGCACGAAGCTAAAATTGCTAATTCAGATAAACCGCTTTTCACAACGGCGTCAACCATCGGCCTGATCATATTTTTCATGATTGCGATGCAGTGTATATCGACACTGGCTATTTCAAGGAAAGAAACCGGTTCATGGAAAATCCCCATTATTCAGCAGAGTGTATATTCCATCGCGGCTTATATTGCGGCGCTTGCCGCAGTAAACGGTCTCCGCGCGCTGGGAATTCAATAAACTACCCTATTACTTCAAACTTCGTTTCACCGGTTTCCAGCATTTTTTTTACATACGGCCGGCACATGCCGCAGGCTTCGCCAAACGCAAGATACCTCTGGATACATTGAATGTTAATGCATTTATGTTTATCGGAAACCTGCTTCATCTTCTCAAATGTCACCTCGCTGCATACGCATTTGGTTACCATCAGCTTTTCTCCCACTTGATCTCATCCATGCCGGCAATATGATTCATCCATCGTGCCATAACAAACAGTAAATCCGATAAACGGTTTAAATAGATTAGTACATAGCCGCCAATCGGCTCCTCTTTGGACAGCGTTACCGTCAGCCGTTCTGCGCGCCTGCAGACATTCCGCGCAAGATGCAAGTGTGCAGCGGCAGGATGGCCTCCCGGCAGAATAAAATTAGTCAGAGGAGGTAATTTTGCATCGAGTTCATCAATCCATTTTTCAAGTTTTTCAGCATCATTTTTTTGCATACGCACGATAGACTCATTCTTCACGGACAGAGGCGTAGCTAGATCAGCGCCTAAATTAAAAAGATGATTTTGAATTTGAAGTAATATGTTATCTGTTTCCTTGTCTCCTATCATACTCCGGGCTATTCCTATGACGGAGTTGAGTTCATCCACCGTTCCATACGATTCGATTCGAACAGCATCTTTGGAAACGCGTTTTCCGCCAAATAGTCCCGTGGTACCGTCATCACCTGTTTTAGTGTATATTTTCATTGGTATGCCCAGACTTATTTCAGTTGAATGTTATTCCGCCCGGTGACCTGCCTACTTTGAGTTTACGCCGTATTTTGAAATCCTTACTGAACCACACCAACTCCCCGTTGGATATAAAATCAAGCCCGTCCGTTGCAAATAGTTCGTGGCCGCCAAAAACCAATGAATGATAATTACCGGAAATTGTTGTGGTTACGGCCGACTGTTTCAAATTCCACACCTGAATAGGTCCATTAGACGAACTGATGTAAGCGAGTAAAGAATCCTTCAAAACTACCTTCACAGGCTTGATGTTATTAAATTCCCCAATCTTCCCAACGATCTCATTCGTTGCGCCGTCAATGACGCCAATGTATCCCGTGCTGCCGCTCCCTGAACACGCTACGTATATCCGATTCGCTGCCGAGTCAACAGCCATTGAAACCGGATTCTTCGTAAGCATGATCGTATCGCTCTGAAGCGTTCCCAAATCAAGAACGGTAATCACGGAATCGTTCATGTTCGGAGAATTAGAAATATAAGCCTTATTGTTTAGAACAACGATCTCATCAGGACGGTGGGTAAGTTTAACCCGAAAATCCGGAGTGCGTGTCGCAAAACTCAACGAGACTATCGAACTATCTGCATTACTCGTAATCAACAGTTTATCACTCCACGTAATTATATTTCGCGGTGAACTAATTCCGCCGATAGTCTCGACACTTTTAAACGTATGGGTGTCAATCATCTCGACCTTATCCGAATTAGTTACGGTAATAAATCCCACCGAACCGACCACCAGCATGCTATGCGCATGATCGCCCAAATTACGCCCATTCACAGTTGCAAACACGTTGTTAAACGTCGTATCCGTTTCAATGGAATCCAGAATACTTAGAGATGCATTCCCACTGCCGTAATTTCCTTCACAGACGATAAAAGCCTGCGAGAAGGAAGGCAATTCCACGTCTGGATTGGAAGAGTCCGAACAGCCGGCCAAAAATGAAATCCAGCCTATCGTTACCGTCACTAGGTTGCGATATACAGGAGATCTGAAGATACTTAGGATTACATGTTTATTTTGCAACGATAACTGCCGATTTTTTTAACGATCGTGAAACAAACCAGGAAATCAATTCATATGAAATTACAAATATGCTGACGAAGAACATATCCCCGGCAAGTGAGTTTCTGAAAAACGGCAACGCCATGACATAACTCTGAATCAGGCCGCTCAGGTCTTTGGTGTATAAGCCGAGCGTCAGCCATGATCCGAAATTAGTCACAATATAAAAAATAAGAGAGGAACCAAGTGTGCCCGACACCAGCGACGCCGTAAATGCCGCTTTATTTTTTCGGCGCGTGCCGATCCAGATGCCGATTAGAACGGCCAGCAATATCGACCCGTACACAAACGGCATATCGAATAAACTAAATCCTAAAAATATATCCGCGATCGCCATCGATGCGATCGGCAGTATGAAAGCCCATTTCTTATTCAGGTATATACCGCCAAATATCGCCGTCGCCGACACCGGGACAAAATTCCATGGATGCGGTAACAAACGGCACATAGCGATCATCAGCACAGCGAAAATGGTGGGCATCGAATTGGCCATTTGTTCTTTTGTTGGTTTCATAACGGCACTCCTCTTTTTTTATCTGTTAATTGAATATTAATTCAAGATGGGTTTATGAATATAAAACATTAATCCTTTACTGTCAATGTGGCTTAGCGTCATTTTTGATACATTCGTTCGCTTAGAGTAAATAGCGGAAACTTATCAGAATACCTCGGCCTCGATTTCTAAAGCCGCGAATTTCGGTTGCCTTTTCATCAAAGATATTTTCAACTTTAAAATTGACGATCCATTGCGTGCTCAGCGTAAATCGCGCCGACGCATCCACGCTCCAGTAACTTTTCAGAGGCGTGTAAGCAAGAGCTCCGTAGGGGCCGAGCGTTTGATCATAAAAGACATCCCGCCGCATTCCCGTGTACTGTGCATTACCTGTCAATGTGACGTTGCTTTTTACATGGTACGTTACGCCCAGATTTCCCGTATGCGGTCTCCGTATGAGTTTCGAAGTCTTAATTCCCTGCGTCAGAAACGCTCCGTTAGAATACAGTTGAACATGGTTACCTTGGGTCTGCGCCACATCGATCTTATCCGCGTCATAATTCAAGTGCCCCCGAATCAATGCACCATTACCGAAGAGGATCAGTTTAGAATTGAGCCGCGCATGGAAACCGGCTTCTATGCCCCGTATGATCTGATCGCCAATATTCAAGTACGTATCGCCGCGATAGTCGTCACGAAAGAAGTCAGTCCCCAGCGAATCAATTGAGACATTTTTATCCCATAAATACACGTAATCAATATAATTTTTTACTTTGGTGTAGAACCACGATATGGAAAATCGTACATCGTCCAGTGTTTGTTTAAAACCTAATTCATATGAAACGGACGTCTCCGGTTTTAAATTTTTATTCCCTCTTTGAATGTCCGATGTATAATACGTTTCCGGCGTGAATAAACGATACAAAGACGGCGCGTTGAATCCCGTGGCATACGAAGCGAAGATCAGGGAACGTTCCGTTAAACGGTAAGAAGGATTAATTTCATACGTAAAATTATTACCGTACGAACTGTGACGATTCACTCGTCCGCCCAAGCCGACGGCATATCTGCTCAAGTTGTCGTTGATCACTTTCCCCGGTATATCCACATGAACATATCCGTTATAAATCACAGAATGGATATCAAAGGAATCCAAACTTGCCGTACTGCTATATGAAAAAAATGGATCCGTGTAAAGAAGAAAAGTGTTTGCCGTCATGGTTTCTTTATAAGTTCCCATCCCTGCAACCCATTGGATCCCATGCAAATTCAAATTAGCCTGAAATTCATTATTACTTAAAGTTCCCGCATAATCACCTTTAAAATAACTGTGATTTGAATTCCCCATATTATCTACGAAATTAGAGTCGTTAACTGCATTTCGGGCCGTTGAAGAATATTCTCCCATATAACTAAAACTCAATTGTTCATTCAAACGGTAAGCTGCGCCGTAGCTAAGCAGTTTTCGGTTGAAATCTATCGTATAGTTTGGGTCGTCAACAAAAGCACCCACGTCCAGGTTGCTCTTTTGGGCTGCATTTTTGTACGAGGCGAAAATATCCCATTTTTCATTTTTATACCCTATTTTGCCAATCAAGTCCAATTTTCTAAATCCGTCGTTATCAAAATGTTTATACGCGCCTTGCTGCGTAACGGTGTCCACTGCGGCGTTGATGCCATTTACTTTTGTATGAACTACTTCCCCGTTAGCGTAAAAACCGTTTGAAAAAGTATAGTTCACATACGCGTTTGGGCTCAACTCCGAAGTTCTTTTGCCGAAATAACCCGTTTGAATACCGGCATCGACGTTGAGCCCGGGGGAATTATTTTTCTTTGTAATAATATTAATTACACCGCCGATGGCGGCTGAGCCGTACAGCGTACTATGGGCGCCTCTGACCATTTCAATTCTTTCAATATTCGCTAATGACAATTCCGATATATCGGCTGCATTGTCTACGCTGGATGGATCGGTCACGCGCATGCCGTCCAACATCACGACGGTATGGTTGCTGTTCGCGCCGCGCATGGAAATGGTCTGAATTGAGCCTTGCGTTTGTTTTGTTCCGACCATATAAATTCCCGCCTGCTGTTCCAGTAATTCGCCGATATTACGATAGGAGGAATTCTTTATTTGCGCTTCCGTGATAACGGTTACGCTTCTCCCGATATTGGCTGCGTCTTCCGCGTTGCGAGTGGCGGTCACAATAATTCGATCAAGCACATAATTTTTCAAGCTGTCATTCTGAGACCAGACCGAATCCCCGGACAGGAACAGAAAGCCAATTGCCAGCGGCCCAACAAATCCATTTTTCATCTTCACTCCTGTTAATAATAATATTGAACTACACAATAAAAAAACGCGCTTATCGGGTTTACTCACATACGTCATGGTGAGCCCTTCGGCGGGGCTCAGGACAAGTTTGTCGAACCATGACCAAGTTTAGTAAAATCAGTCTTCCACTTCGCTCAGACTGAAGGGTTCTCTTCCATTTGTGAGCCAACCCGATAAGCACATAAAAAAATCCTCATTCCGAAAGGGAATGAGGATTAAATTTAAATAGAATAGTTGTCTATTTGTTTTTAACACCCGCCTTCCCTCGAGGACTGTTAATACAGTTTAGGCAGGTCTCCTGACTTACGAGTTACCGGTCACCTTCCCGCCAGCCGGAGGCTGACAGTGGATTTCAAATCTCGTTTACAGTTGCGGGGCAGTTCACGAATTTAACGTGATTCCCTTTTCATCACGCCGGAGGCGTGACACCTAAACTAAAATTACAAAGAACGATACGCCCGTCAATATAGATTGGAAGAGAGCATTTGTCAAGAAATTTTAAATATTTTATTATTTTTCACTTTTGTACACATCAGCAGAATCGGCCGCCGGCTTGTTTTGCAGCAGATAATCCAGGCTCCAAACGATGATGGATCCGTCGCCTCCGGTCGAGACGAAATGCCTTCCGTCCGGGAATACATCCATGCTCCATGCGCCGAGATGATGCGCTTTCCGGATTTCGGTCAGCCTTGCATAATCGCTCGTTCGCCACAATACGATACTCCCGCTCATATCCCCTGTCACAAAATACTGATCGTCGGATAAAGAGACCATGCACTTAATCTCGTCTTCATACGATACGATCGTATCCGTACGATCGGTTGTCCGGTTCCATACATGCAAATCACCGGCGCCGGCGGTAATGATCTTATTCGCATCGGGCGACAGGAGGCAAGCATTGATCGCGTCGGCTTCGGGGAAATTCTTGATCTCGTGGCCTGCTTTCAAATCCCATACTTTGACATTTTTATCCCACCCGACGGAAACGATCTTCGAAGCGTCGTTGGTAAAACAAATTGCCGTCACGGCGTCTACGTGTCCGTACGGCGCGGCAACATCGGCCGCGTGTCCTGAAAAATAATGAAGCTGTTTGCCCGTCTGCGTTTCGTAAAAGGCGATGCTGAAGTGATTTGCAACGACGATACTTTTGCCGTCGGCGGCAAATTTGACCAGCTG
Proteins encoded:
- a CDS encoding ferrous iron transport protein A — protein: MVIENKDLKSDSKPRTVAEMGCGECATICKLSGEHLGQNSPCIKLLELGFTPGQLVTIIAKSPFQDPVAVCVRGTVIALRKQEAECIQV
- the feoB gene encoding ferrous iron transport protein B, whose amino-acid sequence is MYSSVKVSASCHDRSDSVVAPNDLPVITLVGQPNSGKTTLFNLLTGSNFKTANYAGSTVEFSVGKFDAKYDFNALIIDSPGVTSIHPQSPDEETTIDALFHHPVYKLPDLIIVTADSSQLSRQLYLVHQLIESGFNVVVALTMNDLLERKGFELSVAKSEELLKCPVVRINGRTGEGLPDLISRCRQLYELVIFENAKKNIKRPAPPTEESVIALYSFTENIEKQVVLPRQKPVDIHAVNKKIFNVRSHDADEHSVKLDKLFLHPFWGLVFFIVSMSAIFTSIFWLAQPIMDGISEGFGLLSSWTSALLPPSWLSDLVAQGIIAGIGMVATFLPQIVILFLFLGILEDTGYLARGAMLIDKPLSKIGLNGRSFVPMLSGFACAIPAIMAARTISNRRERLLTIFIIPLMSCSARLPVYALLLALVVPPDKPWIAGLSLGAIYLTSLTIGAIAAGIISKLAGKKGNSAFMLELPAYRKPVVRYILKGTYYKSVLYIQKAGGTIVFCSLFIWALTYFPNTEPALSTEKTKNLTSAEITKLIEFERTNTSYAASIGHMTEPFLEPLGWDWRVGVSLISAFVAREVFVSAMALSLRISENGDDLQASMLESMHEAKIANSDKPLFTTASTIGLIIFFMIAMQCISTLAISRKETGSWKIPIIQQSVYSIAAYIAALAAVNGLRALGIQ
- a CDS encoding TonB-dependent receptor — its product is MTYVSKPDKRVFLLCSSILLLTGVKMKNGFVGPLAIGFLFLSGDSVWSQNDSLKNYVLDRIIVTATRNAEDAANIGRSVTVITEAQIKNSSYRNIGELLEQQAGIYMVGTKQTQGSIQTISMRGANSNHTVVMLDGMRVTDPSSVDNAADISELSLANIERIEMVRGAHSTLYGSAAIGGVINIITKKNNSPGLNVDAGIQTGYFGKRTSELSPNAYVNYTFSNGFYANGEVVHTKVNGINAAVDTVTQQGAYKHFDNDGFRKLDLIGKIGYKNEKWDIFASYKNAAQKSNLDVGAFVDDPNYTIDFNRKLLSYGAAYRLNEQLSFSYMGEYSSTARNAVNDSNFVDNMGNSNHSYFKGDYAGTLSNNEFQANLNLHGIQWVAGMGTYKETMTANTFLLYTDPFFSYSSTASLDSFDIHSVIYNGYVHVDIPGKVINDNLSRYAVGLGGRVNRHSSYGNNFTYEINPSYRLTERSLIFASYATGFNAPSLYRLFTPETYYTSDIQRGNKNLKPETSVSYELGFKQTLDDVRFSISWFYTKVKNYIDYVYLWDKNVSIDSLGTDFFRDDYRGDTYLNIGDQIIRGIEAGFHARLNSKLILFGNGALIRGHLNYDADKIDVAQTQGNHVQLYSNGAFLTQGIKTSKLIRRPHTGNLGVTYHVKSNVTLTGNAQYTGMRRDVFYDQTLGPYGALAYTPLKSYWSVDASARFTLSTQWIVNFKVENIFDEKATEIRGFRNRGRGILISFRYLL
- a CDS encoding (2Fe-2S)-binding protein, translating into MVTKCVCSEVTFEKMKQVSDKHKCINIQCIQRYLAFGEACGMCRPYVKKMLETGETKFEVIG
- a CDS encoding cob(I)yrinic acid a,c-diamide adenosyltransferase is translated as MKIYTKTGDDGTTGLFGGKRVSKDAVRIESYGTVDELNSVIGIARSMIGDKETDNILLQIQNHLFNLGADLATPLSVKNESIVRMQKNDAEKLEKWIDELDAKLPPLTNFILPGGHPAAAHLHLARNVCRRAERLTVTLSKEEPIGGYVLIYLNRLSDLLFVMARWMNHIAGMDEIKWEKS
- a CDS encoding PQQ-binding-like beta-propeller repeat protein; translated protein: MFMKPLLCIATVCMICAACSSDTAKNKTAEAPKTYAVINKKSINSVSVSLDGKWLIIGGEDKKIRILNAANGESVWVSDEQPDAVLSAAISPDGKYFAATCGDNTQNTAQVVVYDMQTKAEVWGKKGQTNNIQLVKFAADGKSIVVANHFSIAFYETQTGKQLHYFSGHAADVAAPYGHVDAVTAICFTNDASKIVSVGWDKNVKVWDLKAGHEIKNFPEADAINACLLSPDANKIITAGAGDLHVWNRTTDRTDTIVSYEDEIKCMVSLSDDQYFVTGDMSGSIVLWRTSDYARLTEIRKAHHLGAWSMDVFPDGRHFVSTGGDGSIIVWSLDYLLQNKPAADSADVYKSEK